A stretch of Pristis pectinata isolate sPriPec2 chromosome 26, sPriPec2.1.pri, whole genome shotgun sequence DNA encodes these proteins:
- the prxl2b gene encoding prostamide/prostaglandin F synthase isoform X2: MVIDPNWNPPKCNRSVRNCNTPSPGGGQRPVDMDLAKVGYNLVKCIRTGEMVELRSLWQEQDCVIFFLRRFGCQVCRWTAREISRLKEAFEQNGVHLAGVGPEELGVKDFMEGQYFKGDLYIDERKQCYKDLGFKRYNTLNLLPAALSQKVRQVATQANKDGISGNFSGDVMQSGGLLIVSKDLTCVGPCRRQMS; encoded by the exons ATGGTAATTGATCCAAATTGGAATCCGCCAAAGTGTAACCGATCGGTGAGAAACTGCAACACACCGTCACCGGGTGGTGGACAACGTCCTGTGGACATGGATCTCGCTAAAGTAGGGTACAACCTTGTAAAATGTATCCGGACAGGAGAG ATGGTTGAACTGAGGTCCCTGTGGCAGGAGCAGGACTGTGTGATCTTTTTCCTGAGGAGATTTGGATGTCAGGTGTGTCGATGGACTGCGAGGGAGATCAGCAGACTGAAGGAGGCCTTTGAGCAGAATGGCGTTCACTTGGCTGGGGTTGGACCTGAGGAGCTTGGTGTAAAGGACTTCATGGAAGGGCAGTATTTCAAAGGAG ATCTGTATATTGATGAGAGGAAACAGTGCTACAAAGACTTGGGGTTTAAAAG GTACAATACACTCAACCTGTTACCAGCAGCTTTGAGTCAGAAAGTGCGGCAAGTTGCTACCCAG GCAAATAAAGATGGAATCTCAGGAAATTTCTCCGGTGACGTGATGCAGAGTGGAGGTTTGCTAATTGTCAGCAAAG ATTTAACGTGTGTGGGACCCTGCCGCAGACAGATGAGCTAA